A region from the Paraburkholderia youngii genome encodes:
- a CDS encoding formylmethanofuran dehydrogenase subunit C, whose translation MSTTTLRVKTPPGFRVDAAALSPAALASMSVAEIERSVLPAGNERCVVGDVFEVSRDDAPASGDDLATLLIDGAARWLDRLGAQMDGGRLVARGPVGDYSGFRMSGGLLEIDGDAGHFTGCEMRGGRVTVRGDSGDFAAGALTGEMEGMSGGTLTIHGNAGARLADRMRRGLVLVGGNAGDFAASRLVAGTVGVAGQLGAHYAYAMRRGTLLLAQRPEGLPPPTFTGGGHGFDVFWSLLIRSLAAEIAPFSQWRADRLPVRFTGDLAVDGRGEILIAG comes from the coding sequence ATGAGCACGACCACGTTGCGCGTGAAAACACCGCCCGGCTTTCGCGTCGATGCGGCCGCACTGTCACCGGCGGCGCTGGCGAGCATGAGCGTGGCCGAGATCGAGCGCAGCGTGCTGCCGGCCGGCAACGAGCGCTGCGTGGTCGGCGACGTATTCGAGGTTTCGCGCGATGACGCGCCCGCATCCGGCGACGACCTGGCCACGCTGCTGATCGACGGCGCCGCGCGGTGGCTCGACCGGCTCGGCGCGCAGATGGACGGGGGACGGCTCGTCGCGCGCGGCCCGGTCGGCGACTACAGCGGCTTCAGGATGAGCGGCGGCTTGCTTGAAATCGACGGCGACGCGGGGCACTTCACCGGTTGCGAAATGCGCGGCGGACGCGTGACGGTGCGCGGCGACAGCGGCGACTTCGCCGCCGGCGCGCTGACGGGCGAGATGGAAGGCATGAGCGGCGGCACGCTGACGATCCACGGCAACGCGGGCGCTCGGCTCGCCGACCGGATGCGGCGCGGCCTCGTGCTGGTCGGCGGCAACGCGGGCGACTTCGCGGCGTCGCGGCTGGTGGCGGGGACCGTCGGCGTGGCGGGGCAACTGGGCGCACACTATGCGTATGCGATGAGGCGCGGCACGCTGCTGCTCGCGCAACGACCCGAGGGTTTGCCGCCCCCGACGTTCACCGGCGGCGGGCACGGTTTCGACGTATTCTGGTCATTGCTCATACGCAGCCTCGCGGCCGAAATCGCGCCGTTTTCGCAGTGGCGCGCGGACCGTCTGCCGGTTCGTTTTACGGGCGACCTCGCGGTCGACGGCCGCGGCGAAATACTGATCGCCGGCTAA
- a CDS encoding cytochrome b, with the protein MTTADSRNAKPDINVNATASAGAPRYAGLLIALHWLIALGIIGLLALGLYMVGLPKGLPVKATLINLHKSLGLTVFLLVLLRIVARVVLHRPALPPMPPWQRAAARTTQGLLYVCMVAMPLAGYLGSSFNRYGSRFWGILLPKWGWDDAHLRELFFGLHHAIGYALIALIVLHVAGAFKHQWIDRDNLLARMLP; encoded by the coding sequence ATGACGACAGCGGATTCTCGAAACGCGAAGCCTGATATCAACGTCAACGCAACTGCCAGCGCCGGCGCCCCGCGCTATGCCGGGCTGCTGATCGCGCTGCACTGGCTGATCGCGCTCGGCATCATCGGTCTGCTCGCGCTCGGCCTCTATATGGTCGGATTGCCGAAGGGCTTGCCTGTCAAAGCGACGCTGATCAATCTGCACAAGTCGCTCGGACTGACGGTTTTCCTGCTGGTGCTTTTGCGCATCGTCGCGCGGGTGGTCCTTCACCGGCCTGCCCTGCCGCCGATGCCACCGTGGCAACGCGCCGCCGCGCGCACTACGCAGGGTCTTTTATACGTCTGTATGGTGGCGATGCCGCTCGCCGGGTATCTCGGCTCGTCGTTCAACCGCTACGGCTCGCGCTTCTGGGGCATCCTGCTGCCGAAGTGGGGCTGGGACGACGCGCATCTGCGCGAGCTGTTCTTCGGCCTTCATCATGCGATCGGCTATGCGCTGATCGCGCTGATCGTGCTGCACGTGGCGGGCGCGTTCAAGCATCAGTGGATCGATCGCGACAACCTGCTCGCGAGGATGCTGCCATGA
- a CDS encoding alpha/beta fold hydrolase has protein sequence MTMRSSSHPTQAAAALEVHTLRTRDGHRVWYALAGARDGVPVAVLHGGPGSGSQPGVLRLFDLQRFRVVLIDQRGTGASTPHGSVRHNRTDYLIADLEAIRVRLGFARWGVLGGSWGAALALAYAGQCPQSVTGVVLRGLFLTSAREVRGLFIASRKRAPRAWSRLRAAARCDEPATLAARCGSGLQYGAREARQRAVALAWRGYENAVLASASPRGAAAQQRGAQRNAHDCERHAARKLIGKYRIQAHYLAHRCWLGETRLLSLARRAATAGVSIAAVHGSRDPVCPHGNLRRLSRAVPSARVESVSAAGHLASDPALHARVASALAAMFIPTIDEERSSMRHAA, from the coding sequence ATGACGATGCGAAGCTCGTCGCACCCCACGCAGGCAGCCGCGGCGCTCGAAGTGCATACGCTGCGCACGCGCGATGGCCATCGCGTGTGGTATGCGCTCGCCGGCGCGCGCGACGGCGTGCCGGTCGCGGTGCTGCACGGCGGCCCCGGCAGCGGCAGTCAGCCCGGCGTGCTGCGGCTCTTCGATCTGCAGCGCTTTCGCGTCGTGCTGATCGACCAGCGCGGCACCGGTGCGTCGACGCCGCATGGCAGCGTGCGCCACAACCGCACCGACTATCTGATCGCCGATCTGGAAGCGATTCGCGTGCGGCTCGGCTTCGCGCGCTGGGGCGTGCTCGGCGGATCGTGGGGCGCGGCGCTCGCGCTCGCGTATGCGGGACAGTGTCCGCAGTCGGTCACGGGCGTCGTGCTGCGCGGCCTGTTTCTAACATCCGCGCGCGAAGTGCGCGGTTTGTTCATCGCGTCGCGCAAGCGCGCGCCGCGTGCGTGGTCGAGACTGCGTGCCGCTGCCCGCTGCGACGAGCCTGCAACGCTAGCCGCGCGATGCGGCTCCGGCTTGCAATACGGCGCGCGCGAAGCGCGGCAACGTGCGGTCGCGCTGGCCTGGCGCGGTTATGAAAACGCGGTGCTGGCGAGTGCATCGCCGCGAGGCGCCGCGGCACAACAACGCGGGGCCCAGCGAAACGCACACGATTGCGAACGCCATGCCGCTCGCAAGTTGATCGGCAAATACCGGATTCAGGCGCACTACCTCGCGCATCGCTGCTGGCTCGGCGAAACGCGTTTGCTGTCGCTCGCGCGGCGCGCGGCCACGGCCGGCGTATCGATCGCGGCCGTGCATGGCTCGCGCGATCCGGTGTGTCCGCACGGCAATCTGCGGCGTCTGTCGCGCGCGGTTCCTTCCGCGCGTGTCGAGTCCGTGAGCGCGGCCGGCCATCTGGCGAGCGACCCCGCACTGCATGCACGCGTCGCGAGCGCGCTCGCCGCGATGTTCATTCCCACCATCGACGAGGAGCGCAGCAGCATGCGTCACGCGGCATGA